The sequence CCGCCGAGCTCGGCGGCGAGCGCGTCGAGGCGATCCTTGCGGCGCGCGGTGGCGACGACGCGGTGGCCGCCATTGACGAAGGCGCGGGCGATGGCGGCACCGAAACCTGCCGACGCGCCGGTAACGAACACGATCATTGCTGCTGCTCCTTGAACGAGGCTTGCTGGGGAGAACTCGCTAGCCTACTGGCATCGCGGCGGTGCGGCAAGGCGCGGCGGCGCTCGCCCGCGACGCATTCCCGGGAATGCCCGGCCGGATGCGCGATAGATTTGTCCCTTAATATGGTTGGGCGGCGCCGGGCGCGGTTGCCTATTCATGGCGCATCCAATAAACTAACGCGCTCAATGTCCCTGCGTGACTGGCGATAAGGCCTTTCGAGGTCAAGGTGGAGCGTCCCACCGTGAAGCGCAGGGCGTCGCTTTTGCCGTTCGCCTGGGCAGCCGTTGTGCGCCGCGTTGCGCGCTTTGCCGGTGGCTGTCCTGCCTCGCGTTCCACGGAATCCTCCGCCACGTCGAGCCGGCTGCGCCGCCGGCTGCGCGACGCATTCGGCCACTTCGGTCAACCTGTACACACTTAACGGAAACCGTATGTTTGACAGAGCCCAAAGCACCATTGCGAACGTCGATCCCGAGATCTGGCAAGCGATCCAGCAGGAAAACGTCCGCCAGGAAGAGCACATCGAGCTGATTGCGTCGGAAAACTACACGAGCCCGGCCGTGATGGCGGCGCAAGGCTCGCAGCTCACGAACAAGTACGCGGAAGGCTATCCCGGCAAGCGCTACTACGGCGGCTGCGAATACGTCGATATCGTCGAGCAGCTCGCGATCGAGCGCGTGAAGGCGCTGTTCGGCGCCGAAGCCGCGAACGTGCAGCCTAATTCGGGTTCGCAGGCGAACCAGGGCGTGTTCTTCGCGATGCTCAAGCCGGGCGACACGATCATGGGCATGAGCCTCGCGCACGGCGGCCACCTGACGCACGGCTCCCCCGTCAACATGTCGGGCAAGTGGTTCAACGTCGTCAGCTACGGCCTGAACGAAAACGAAGACATCGATTACGAAGCCGCCGAGAAGCTCGCGCACGAGCACAAGCCGAAGTTGATCGTCGCGGGCGCGTCGGCGTTCGCGCTGAAGATCGATTTCGAGTGTCTCGCGAAGATCGCGAAGGCGGTCGGCGCGTACCTGATGGTCGACATGGCGCACTACGCGGGCCTGATCGCTGCGGGCGTCTACCCGAACCCGGTGCCGCACGCCGATTTCGTCACGACCACGACCCACAAGAGCCTGCGCGGCCCGCGCGGCGGCGTGATCCTGATGAAGGCCGAGTACGAGAAGCCGATCAATTCGGCGATCTTCCCGGGCATTCAGGGCGGTCCGCTGATGCACGTGATCGCCGCGAAGGCGGTCGCGTTCAAGGAAGCGCTGTCGCCGGAATTCAAGGAATACCAGCAGAAGGTGGTCGAGAACGCGCGCGTGCTGGCCGAGACGCTCGTCAAGCGCGGTCTGCGCATCGTGTCGGGGCGCACCGAGAGCCACGTGATGCTCGTCGACCTGCGTGCGAAGAACATTACCGGCAAGGCGGCGGAAGCGGCGCTCGGCAATGCGCACATCACCGTCAACAAGAACGCGATCCCGAACGATCCGGAAAAGCCGTTCGTGACGAGCGGCATCCGCCTCGGCTCGCCGGCGATGACGACGCGCGGCTTCGGCACGCAGGAAGCCGAACTCGTCGGCAACCTGATCGCCGATGTGCTCGAGAATCCGGAGGACGCGGCGACGATCGAGCGCGTGCGCGTGCAGGTCGCCGACCTCGCGAAGCGTTTCCCGGTCTATCGCTGATCGGCCATGCGCTGCCCGTTCTGCCGGCACGACGATACGCAAGTGGTGGATTCGCGCGTGTCGGAAGACGGCGCCGCGATCCGCCGGCGTCGCCGCTGCTCGGCCTGCGACAAGCGTTTCACGACGTACGAGCGGGTCGAGCTGGCGTTGCCGGCCGTCGTGAAGAAGGACGGCAGCCGCACCGAATTCGACCGTCGCAAGATCGTCGCGAGCATGCAATTGGCGCTGCGCAAGCGCCCGGTTGCGGCCGATGCGATCGATGCGGCGGTCGCCCGAATCGAATATCAGCTGCTCGCGTCCGGCGAG comes from Burkholderia savannae and encodes:
- the nrdR gene encoding transcriptional regulator NrdR encodes the protein MRCPFCRHDDTQVVDSRVSEDGAAIRRRRRCSACDKRFTTYERVELALPAVVKKDGSRTEFDRRKIVASMQLALRKRPVAADAIDAAVARIEYQLLASGEREIRSEKLGELVMNELRQLDTIAYVRFASVYRRFEDVSEFADVIEEFRRTAPAKPPRKR
- the glyA gene encoding serine hydroxymethyltransferase; amino-acid sequence: MFDRAQSTIANVDPEIWQAIQQENVRQEEHIELIASENYTSPAVMAAQGSQLTNKYAEGYPGKRYYGGCEYVDIVEQLAIERVKALFGAEAANVQPNSGSQANQGVFFAMLKPGDTIMGMSLAHGGHLTHGSPVNMSGKWFNVVSYGLNENEDIDYEAAEKLAHEHKPKLIVAGASAFALKIDFECLAKIAKAVGAYLMVDMAHYAGLIAAGVYPNPVPHADFVTTTTHKSLRGPRGGVILMKAEYEKPINSAIFPGIQGGPLMHVIAAKAVAFKEALSPEFKEYQQKVVENARVLAETLVKRGLRIVSGRTESHVMLVDLRAKNITGKAAEAALGNAHITVNKNAIPNDPEKPFVTSGIRLGSPAMTTRGFGTQEAELVGNLIADVLENPEDAATIERVRVQVADLAKRFPVYR